One Nostoc punctiforme PCC 73102 DNA window includes the following coding sequences:
- the hisG gene encoding ATP phosphoribosyltransferase: MLTVALPKGELLKNSIRLLQSVGLDFSAFLDSGTRQLQIPDTKGLAKALLVRAQDVPVYVEYGQAQLGVVGYDVLREKQPQVAHLVDLQFGYCRMSVAVKASSSYRSPLDLPPHGRVASKYVNCAREYFHSLDLPVEIVPLYGSVELGPITGMSEAIVDLVSTGRTMRENGLIEIATLYESTARLIAHPLSYRMNTGNLSDVIAKLREAVLVEV, from the coding sequence ATGCTGACTGTTGCATTGCCAAAAGGGGAACTCCTTAAAAATAGCATCCGCCTGCTACAATCTGTGGGATTAGATTTTAGCGCTTTTTTAGATTCAGGAACTCGCCAACTTCAAATTCCTGATACTAAGGGACTTGCAAAAGCTTTGTTGGTGCGGGCGCAGGATGTGCCTGTCTATGTAGAATATGGTCAAGCACAACTGGGTGTTGTTGGTTACGATGTGTTGCGGGAGAAGCAGCCGCAAGTTGCCCACTTGGTAGATTTGCAGTTTGGGTATTGTCGGATGTCAGTGGCGGTAAAAGCATCGAGTTCTTACCGATCGCCTTTAGATTTACCACCGCATGGTAGAGTTGCTTCAAAATATGTGAATTGCGCTCGTGAATATTTCCACAGTCTAGATTTACCCGTGGAAATCGTACCGTTGTATGGTTCAGTGGAATTAGGCCCGATTACTGGAATGTCAGAAGCGATCGTGGATTTGGTTTCTACAGGACGGACTATGCGCGAAAATGGTTTAATTGAAATCGCTACTCTCTATGAAAGCACGGCGCGGTTGATTGCCCATCCTCTGAGTTACCGTATGAATACAGGTAATCTCAGTGATGTAATTGCCAAGCTGCGGGAAGCAGTTTTGGTAGAGGTTTAA
- a CDS encoding lipoate--protein ligase family protein, translating to MYSKQVWRLIPLLEAAGNVQMAIDNWLLEQHQSGKHPSTLRFYTWSPSAISLGYHQRKYPEYWQNLTWQGQKLDLVQRPTGGRAVLHQGDLTYAVVTSGITGSRLQVYEKICEFLIQGWRSLGVELHYGTEGRGYIHNPNCFGTATSADLVLPDGAKLIGSAQLRRSGAILQHGSIRLQPDAELFAQVFGAESFRTVQLPQSLSVEKIIADLITAASDCFNMQIELQPLSPSEWEEILAKL from the coding sequence ATGTATAGCAAGCAGGTGTGGCGACTAATTCCTTTGCTAGAGGCGGCTGGCAATGTGCAAATGGCCATTGACAACTGGTTACTAGAACAGCACCAGTCTGGAAAACATCCGTCCACTTTGCGCTTTTATACTTGGTCGCCATCTGCCATTTCTCTTGGCTATCATCAACGAAAATATCCTGAATATTGGCAAAATTTGACTTGGCAAGGGCAAAAATTGGATTTAGTGCAACGTCCTACTGGTGGACGGGCGGTATTACACCAAGGTGATTTAACTTACGCTGTAGTCACATCTGGAATTACGGGTAGTCGCCTCCAGGTGTACGAAAAAATTTGTGAGTTTTTGATTCAAGGGTGGCGATCGCTCGGCGTAGAATTACATTACGGTACAGAAGGGCGAGGTTACATCCACAACCCTAACTGTTTTGGCACAGCAACCAGTGCAGATTTAGTTTTGCCAGATGGTGCCAAACTCATTGGTAGCGCTCAACTGCGACGTAGTGGAGCAATTTTGCAACATGGTTCCATCCGTTTGCAACCCGATGCTGAACTGTTTGCTCAAGTATTTGGTGCAGAATCTTTTAGGACTGTACAACTGCCTCAAAGCCTGAGTGTGGAAAAGATTATTGCAGATTTAATCACCGCAGCTAGTGATTGTTTTAATATGCAGATAGAGTTACAACCCCTCTCGCCCTCTGAGTGGGAAGAAATTTTGGCAAAACTATGA
- the rppA gene encoding two-component system response regulator RppA, with protein sequence MRILLVDDEVELTEPLSRLLTREGYIVDAAFDGTIGSEYAQAGSYDLLILDWMLPGKTGLEICQQLRRQGKTTPVLFLTAKDTLDDRVQGLDAGADDYLVKPFELRELLARVRALLRRSGSQTYETTTGRLTVADLELDCENQVAYRQGRIIELSQKESQLLQYFMEHTGQLMTHAQIMENLWQEEEQPSSNVIAALIRLLRRKIEVGRETALIHTVYGKGYRFGASSVESV encoded by the coding sequence ATGAGAATTTTATTAGTTGATGATGAAGTTGAACTAACTGAACCCTTGAGTCGCTTGTTAACTCGTGAGGGTTATATTGTGGATGCCGCTTTCGATGGCACAATTGGCAGCGAATATGCACAAGCAGGTAGTTATGACCTACTAATTTTAGATTGGATGCTGCCAGGAAAAACGGGGTTAGAGATTTGCCAGCAATTGCGACGACAAGGCAAAACCACTCCCGTGCTGTTTCTCACAGCCAAAGATACTCTCGATGACCGCGTACAAGGTTTAGATGCTGGCGCTGATGACTATTTAGTTAAACCTTTTGAACTGCGCGAGTTACTCGCCAGAGTACGTGCTTTATTGCGTCGTTCTGGTTCCCAAACCTATGAAACCACCACCGGACGTTTAACCGTCGCTGATTTAGAACTAGATTGTGAAAATCAAGTCGCCTATCGCCAAGGACGAATAATTGAGTTATCGCAAAAAGAAAGCCAGTTGCTGCAATATTTTATGGAACACACTGGACAGCTAATGACTCATGCCCAAATTATGGAAAATTTGTGGCAAGAGGAAGAACAACCCAGTAGTAATGTGATTGCAGCATTAATTCGTTTGTTGCGTCGTAAGATTGAGGTAGGTAGAGAAACTGCACTGATTCACACAGTCTACGGCAAAGGCTATCGTTTCGGTGCTTCCTCAGTGGAGTCAGTTTAG
- a CDS encoding YbjN domain-containing protein, whose translation MASYQETLTSDESINELIAETTGINHLEVIENVIDSLEQDDSAMVSHTPEGGYLWKFKYGSVEVFVQLNGTTDEDTITVWSTVLNLPAKDEPRLLRYLLELNCSSTFEARFGIIENRVVVISTRTLAELSPGEVSRLITIVATIADNNDEALQTEFGAT comes from the coding sequence ATGGCAAGCTACCAAGAAACCTTAACTAGTGACGAATCCATTAATGAGCTAATCGCCGAGACGACAGGCATTAACCATCTGGAGGTAATTGAAAATGTCATCGACTCTTTGGAACAAGATGATAGTGCGATGGTTAGCCATACTCCAGAGGGTGGCTATCTTTGGAAGTTTAAGTATGGAAGTGTGGAGGTATTTGTCCAACTCAACGGTACAACCGATGAAGACACCATAACGGTTTGGTCTACGGTGCTAAATTTACCTGCTAAAGATGAACCCAGATTGCTGCGTTATCTGTTGGAGTTGAACTGCTCAAGCACTTTTGAAGCGCGTTTTGGTATTATAGAAAACAGAGTGGTTGTGATCTCGACACGCACCTTAGCGGAGTTATCTCCCGGCGAAGTGTCTCGGCTCATTACCATTGTGGCAACGATCGCTGATAACAACGATGAAGCCTTACAAACTGAATTTGGTGCAACTTAA
- a CDS encoding AAA family ATPase, with amino-acid sequence MSETHPILIRLGQGLNQVIVGQSSLIQQLLVALLAGGHVILEGVPGTGKTLLVKVLAQLIQGNFRRIQLTPDVLPSDITGTNIFDLNSRNFTLKKGPIFTEVLLADEINRTPPKTQAALLEAMEEMQVTLDGESLPLPDLFWVIATQNPLEFEGTYPLPEAQLDRFLFKLVVDYPDQAAEKQMLLNRQAGFSARRLDISRLKPIATVADILQARQAVKEVKVSEAIVDYLLALVRISRQYPDLTLGASPRAAGAWLQTSQALAWLAGRDFVTPDDVKAVASPLLRHRLILKPEAMLDGLQMDAVIASVINQVPVPR; translated from the coding sequence ATGAGCGAAACTCATCCTATCTTAATTCGTCTTGGTCAAGGCCTTAATCAAGTAATTGTTGGACAATCGAGCCTAATACAACAACTTTTAGTAGCACTACTAGCGGGTGGACACGTAATTTTAGAAGGAGTGCCAGGAACTGGTAAAACTCTCCTCGTAAAAGTATTAGCGCAGTTAATCCAAGGGAATTTCCGCCGAATTCAACTAACACCAGATGTCTTACCTTCAGATATTACCGGGACAAATATTTTTGACTTGAATAGCCGCAATTTCACTTTGAAAAAAGGGCCAATATTTACCGAAGTCCTGCTAGCAGACGAAATCAACCGTACTCCTCCCAAGACACAAGCAGCGCTGCTGGAAGCGATGGAAGAGATGCAGGTAACATTGGATGGTGAAAGTTTGCCCTTACCAGATTTATTTTGGGTGATTGCAACCCAAAATCCTCTGGAATTTGAGGGGACTTATCCTTTACCAGAAGCGCAATTGGATAGATTTTTATTTAAGTTAGTGGTAGATTACCCCGATCAAGCTGCGGAAAAGCAAATGTTACTCAATCGTCAGGCTGGTTTTTCAGCAAGGCGTTTGGATATTAGCCGTTTGAAACCGATAGCAACAGTAGCCGACATTTTACAAGCACGACAAGCAGTTAAAGAAGTTAAAGTATCAGAAGCGATCGTTGATTATTTGTTAGCCTTGGTGAGAATATCGCGTCAATATCCCGATTTAACTTTAGGTGCATCACCTCGCGCCGCCGGTGCTTGGTTGCAGACATCTCAAGCATTAGCGTGGTTAGCTGGCAGAGATTTTGTCACGCCAGATGATGTAAAAGCAGTTGCATCGCCACTGCTGCGTCATCGCCTCATTTTGAAACCAGAAGCAATGCTGGATGGTTTACAAATGGATGCGGTAATTGCGTCGGTAATTAATCAAGTACCAGTTCCAAGGTGA